ctcaaaagcgcgctgcggctaaaacaatgctttggcacaaagtccaggccgttatacctattgatttaggtcactccaccagtttttcaagaccaggactgccgagaatggctaatcggtaatgctaatgctccttccacccgcaaaaagtgtgacgtcctcccaaaaactcatttcctggatctgcacccaaagacataccgtaacatggttcaatgatcatggacaaaaaaaaatgttaagacaatcaatatccaatcatttcaggatacataaatcagcatccatatgaaggaattctacaacttaaaagtgatgttgagcagggcatgtgttaagtgacttgcacagactattttgtgaagtcataattagattaataacacaacaatcaacaaacactagatgaagtatccataccaaaatcagtacatggagctggtgcactgcaatgggaagcacattcctgcagctcaccaagaaggttgaatgctgccatgtacttcagggggtggctaaatgtcttgacccttggcctctttcttggcctctcccccttcagctgccacattctcttggatgatatcggacgtgttcgggtCTGTTGGGAtgaggttgtgttagatgtggaataacatacgacagtggaacatggaaggaaagagtatgtccacacagTAAAATACAGaaatgaggattgcactgcattagttgagtgattacaagatgtaaattgaaattctttggatactgaaaggatgtacggggacaactgggtgagaagagagagagatgcagatttttatgttatatagctagttacaccaatgaagacttagggcatacacattgagaaagaccacaattttggttGCTAgatggaaaagcactagatgtcaaagtgccaggacattgaaggaagtaataataagaaaagcaataataattaatgagtgtaaatatatttctgatatttttgtttatcttaatactagtattggaattttcaaacactaagaatataataaataaatattgataaattaattaaaataaatacattaattgtactaatactaccactaacaatattaacagcactgcacctaatagactgagcaataaactgagtctgatatgtaaccataattaaactgtctctgtctgagtgttatgtgaagcttgctccatgcaccgtgataggaatggcatagatgcatgcaggttgctgagatgcttacagtcaccagccacttgtagatatggcaccaaaatgtgttggaagcattggcggccaacttccatttatttaattattattttctttaaacaaaggagacagctcaagggcaacaaagcgtactagaaaaaaaaagccccactactcaccactcccaaacagacaaaagtagagtcttgatacactcttcttgaaggtcaaattataggcaggaggaaatgcagacaatggaaggctgttccagtttatcagtgtaagggatgaaagagtgaagatgctggtcaacttttgcataagatgtttggcaagatagaacatgcagtaattgacttaaattataaaagtatagatttaggagggaaatgggcaggcattggtttaataatagggtggtgggggaatggaatagattccgcaatcacatagtgagtgcagggacgatagcttgttttaagagtagactggatagctacatggacgaggctgacaggtggtaatggggaggaatctggagctgtcgtgtgtaggccattcggcctcttgccgcgggaggaggggaggcatgcagttagcaagttcagaacagctgtcagcgtgaaaattattagaatttccacattataattatttatatatatcacttaccccggctggcatccttccgtaataaatgtagcttcacaccaggctgtgtcctctttatcaccacaaagggacatgatttgaggctccggctggtaaacgtggcggccgcggcggtgttatgatttttgaacgaggcagcgttgccatcggagcagagaaagatattgctgcgaatagcggtataataaacagtataagttagaccaagataattatattcacccactctttccccctacaaaccaatgactcaatgtatatatatcatcattactgatggaagtcagcgtgcgtgctaaaacaatgagtttggaagaaaaacatgatcacatagtttttaaagaacggcagtagggctacaattccttggttcattccagtatgtatacagaaaggttaaacacatagaacacatctaaccacacatgcagagaaagtaatataattgcggtataataatataacaataatagcattactcatgacatgcagtcaggctatatctacctagtaaatatatacagtatatatagttcctactgttcattttaatattatctacctttatttttttatttaaaatgggaaataaccagactgaagaaacaaaataagcaacatttgctgcttgatcccatatagtaacactgctgattggttctaggggttggggggggggtctggagggggggaggcgcctgaatgtaaacaaagctgctcctgcgccatctgttgcaaccgacatacaccaacacccgcccacggtctcccatagaggccccctctcctgttctatagtctccttggtggaGACAGTGGAGAGCGGAGGAGAATCAACGAGGCGGTGTGATGTGATGCTTAGTGACAGAAAACGCTCGCGTTATCTGGTTAACTTGACTAAGCAATTgccacctttcccttcccgctaaatggataaacataataaaaacagtaTAAAAAGAGACATTAtgtaaaactgaataaaaatatgaataagaatagatGATGGGATTGTTATAAGAGGCAGGGTATCGAGTAAATCAGCGTGACAGCTCAACGTCGCCGTGACGGTGAGCGCAGACGCGACGGCTgcgtggcgggcggcggggcgaggctaggCTGAGTGGTTACCTGCTGACCAGACGTTACTGCGAGGCGCGAGACATTACCAACTATTGTTACCAATCACTAAGTCATATAACCCACCGCTgtacacacacctgccccaggGAGTCGGAACTTATCTTAaacttaaagaaaatatataaataaattacatTAATTCAGTCTGCCTTGAGAGTGAACAGCACCTGGCGAGTCACTTCGAACCTTGCCGGATCCCTGAGCGACGCGGGGGGTGCTCGAGCACCACGACCCCgcacgttttttcttcttcaaaacaGTACTGCGCGTCATTATAAGCCAATACATGGATGATCAGTAAGTTACCCTGACTAAGGAAAAGACGTCACAAAGCGAATTATGTTGAGACGAGCAGAGACAATCGCCAAGATCACTGTACGAAGTCAGgcatcaaatgattttttttaattcctccctccctcatccccttcccactACTTCGGTTTCCTTCTccaccattcctcctttccttccccgtccccttcctAATCCTTCCTGTCACAATCCGTCCGTCAAtttacattcctttccttctcatccccttttttttcccttcccttccttcataatataaaaaaaaaacattcccttccccttcttttcgttctgtttgattccttttcttcatgGTTCCAACGGACAGTCAAAAGTGTAAAGCAAAGAGAAAGACTGAGGGCTTTTAAAACAAGCGtacaaaaaaccaaaaaaaatatgCCTCTGGTCTGGCTACGAGACACTGACCTCTTTCAAACCAGTGTGAGCGAAGGAAACGAACTTGGTGTGACAGTTTTTTCCCCCGACATGTGTCTGAGGTCGCCTGAATAtgtgagtgtgaccttgacttctCAAACAAACGTGACGATTATGAGCCACAAACTCCTTATTACTAAACCAGTGCGAGTAAAGGAAACGAGCTTGGTGTGTCGTTTTCTTGCCCCGACAAGCTTGAGGGGAGGCTGAGGCCGCTTGGCTGCGTGTGACCTTGACTTGCTAAACAAACAACACTTACTTCATTAAAACCAGactgagaaagaaagtaaaggaaactaACTTGGTGTGACATTTTTTTCCCCCGACCAGCCTAAGTGGAGTTGAGGTTATTTGGATGTGTGTGACCTTGACTTAAGACAACGTAAGAATTATGAGCAATTAACTTAAAACCAATGAGTAGAGGAAAAGAACGTGGTGTCGTTTTCATTCCCCCAACAAGCTTATGGGAGGCTGAGGTCGCTTGGCTGTGCGTAtgaccttgacttcttaaacCAACGTGAGGGTTATGAACCACAACATTAAACTActatgagtgaaggaaaagaacttcgtgtgtcgttttctttcccttgacaAGCTTAAACACAGGAGACTGCGTTCGCTTGGCTGAGTGTGACCTTGACAAACCAGCGTGAGGGAAACCTAACGCACCTCGTTTTCTTCGGGGACGGGTTTGTGGGAGGCCGTGGCGGCGATGGACGGGCTCGTTGGGCCGCGGGAGAGGCACTTCAGCGGGCCTGGAGCGGCGCGCGAGGCGGTGCGAGGAGAGAAAGGCCAAGTCCGTGACAAGAGTTGGCTAGGAAAATGTTTGATGGCGCTTGCAGCGCATTACGAGAGATGACGGCGTGCGTGCGAgtgtgttcctttcctcctcctcctcctcctcctcctcctcgcaccctgcttcccttctcctcctcctttcaccttcattcttctcccctccatactcctccttcccttctcctcctgctcctgccactttcctattcctttttcttccaacgAGTGTGTGTGAcgcggaaaaaaaagacgaagacgatggTGCGTGATAGTATGTACGTTGTGATAGTGACGGTTTGAAGGTtattggtgatgaagatgaggttaatgatgatagtgatgagagaccctggtggtggcagtggtggcagCGGTAACATTTCAGCGGTGTTAGCGTCTAAAAgcgacaccctccccctcctccctctccataacACCTGTTTGTCACCTTTCCGGTCAAGGATAGAGGGAAGcaggagaggaggtaagagaggagaggggaagagaggaggaaagcggagagggaaagggagaggtaaggcaagACATACagtggaggataagaggaagaaagaggaggaaagatgataagagtaaggaaaggagagaggaagggagagagagaacaagaaaaaaaaaggagggagaaagtagcATCCAAAGAAGTGTTAGTGGTGGCGTCAGTGGTTAGTGACGTAGGCTGTACTTcaccgcaacacacacgagtcgcaacacACCAACGCAACACTTTGGGTGGGAATAAAGTGGTGATGTTCCCTTAATGTTTCACCACCTCTTTGTGTTCCTCTGTTCCTGTTGCTAAGGCAGAATTATTTATGGgtatactcctgctcctcctcgtcctcctcctcttccttctacttagcTGTCCCTCTTAAAGCAAACACGGCCACAGTTCTCGTCCCGGCGCCAGGTGATGTTTTCGGACAATTAAACAGTTGGCAGGCACAGGAAGTGAAGACTGAATGTTAATGTGTTGAAAATCTCTGgacgtggtggtggcggtggtggtggtggtggcggttataGTGGGTGAAGGTGGTGTTTGGGTCTCACAATACAAAAGAGGTTCTGCTGGCTTTCCCCAGAACACCTGGATGGGTTACTCATGGATGAGATGGGACAGGCGAGGTAGCTATTTTCTGCGTGACAACAATGTTAAGTGGTCATACAGGAAGTGGGAGAATCCatattaataacacacacacctgaaagaGATAATCACGGATAAGGTTCAACATGTGGTGTTTTTTAATAAGCAATGCATTTAAGTACAGgcaaaacaagtgtgtgtgtgtgtgtgtgtgtggtggtcttATGTAATATCACACCTGAATGGATGGAGCTGTGTTGGTTGTGTTATTAATTAAGGCAACAAGCAGGTAACAAACATATGGAGTTTGACTTGATTACACACCTGTATACAAGAGGCTACAGAGGTGTGGTTGTGTTCAACTGagcaaaaaacatgaaaaataaaagtgagagtTTGAGATAATAATCCACCTGTATGGATGAGGTTTGACAAGTAGGGttgtgttaataaaaaaaaaattaaaacaagcaaagtAAGGGAGTTGACTTAGTAACTCCTAAATGGCGGGGTTAGATAGGTGGGGATGTGTTCGTCTAAGACACAAACAGGTTGAAGAAGCATGAAGTTATGGCTTAATAAAACACCTGTGAGTTACGTTctcagcaacaataacaaaagaaaagaaacgttATGACAACTGACATtttttaacagaaaagaaaataaataaaataaatttgatgaaataaataaaaataaataaaatgaagtaaaataaataaaacaaaaacaaaaatgctcGTTAGTACTGCTCCTATAATAGGAAgcagagaagagtggccaaaagagaggtcgtgTACGCTGAATCGGAAATCACTGATATTCTAAAGACATTCAAACTCTTCTCAGGCTCAACAAGAACAGGCTTCAATTTTCATTCAAGTGTCTCTGGTTACGCGTGCGCCAACTGGGGACTCATCAGCCTGTTAAGCGGCAAACACACCTCATAAACTCCTCC
This sequence is a window from Eriocheir sinensis breed Jianghai 21 chromosome 1, ASM2467909v1, whole genome shotgun sequence. Protein-coding genes within it:
- the LOC126995959 gene encoding uncharacterized protein LOC126995959, whose amino-acid sequence is MPAGTRTRPISSKRMWQLKGERPRKRPRVKTFSHPLKYMAAFNLLGELQECASHCSAPAPCTDFGCELDGAGGNSTRPSSPPQYNMKSENCCTQQSAICTGRQGSSKPRLLQLLGSFCPEPAIF